A part of Terriglobus roseus genomic DNA contains:
- a CDS encoding TonB-dependent receptor, with translation MTISLRRSALLLCPLLIGGTALVSTPAAYAQAAGTASLSGAVVDPAGATIPGASVTINNAATDYTRTATSDAEGRYSFPNIPVGTYKLSVTATGFASYVQQNILLQVGNSSTINAEMKVGASTEEVTVQSNNVSLETETVNYKQVVDSARINELPLNGRQPTQLVLITGGAVTAPSGDMVGSKNYATSTVIAVAGGQGNYNNYVLDGGYHVDEFTNVNLPFPFPDALREFSVESNSLPARNGIHPGALVNAVTNSGTNQWHGTAFEFIRNNIINSTNFYSVAKDTLKRNQFGGTLGGYIRRDKLFFFGGYQGTRNRQVGNATGYCIPTAAELAGDFSKMGGNCAINVKDGQTLLNPASGATISTTPGSAGYRQVNTSTYSQQSLNLVKYLPSSLADQYGYIRVALPANYSEDQYIGRVDFTWSPRHSLFGRYYITNYNAPSYYSPTNLLVTTTAGNDERVQTFTLGDTFNFTPRMINSFRGTYARRRNNRGPTAGGINAQTIGVNIYTYVPVDLRLTVTNGFSVGCGTCSPGFFNVNTEAFSDSIDWQLGSHAVAFGGEYIRTGNNVLTGYLQNGNYTFNGQLSGAKNGNTGEGMIDFLTGRMQAFGQSRSQQNSFRQNIFSLYGQDTWHATQKLTATYGLRWEPMLYQTDKQGRGSTFDQTAFNNGTHSTVFPNAPAGSLYYGDAGIPKSLTNNRMLNFSPRVGLSYAADDKTVIRLGGAIMYDMPNLFMNQRQITNPPYTNEIDITGNIPFSDPWSVYPGGSPFPGVFPPDKTAVFPTQGQFVILKRNIRTPVIYQWTASLQHDLGMGWSMSMNYLGNRNNFQWIGNYFNHARYIPGNSTGLAGSCGGLTGSNLPASGSACSTTASANANARTPLSLTNPTQGSYYTPTMTLIDDKAYSVYHGGIFTVQHRGKGSFSFLANYTWSKCMSLADNPGDVAATTLQNSDNPRGDYSYCGFDVRHIANVTVVAQSNFKGLHGWVSAVVNHWQLAPYLRMTSGAVYNVTSGSDRSLTAQANDRPNVVPGANVYSGVKVRSSTPGNRFYFVGSAYTLNPTGTYGNLARNSLRGPAYYNMDVALSRIFPIHQRLNLQLRLESFNMFNHPYLNGFTTANPTSSTFGYATAAGDPRIFQAAAKFNF, from the coding sequence ATGACAATTTCATTGCGGAGAAGCGCATTGCTTCTGTGCCCGCTGCTGATTGGCGGAACCGCGCTGGTATCCACGCCTGCGGCCTATGCCCAGGCTGCCGGAACGGCCAGTCTTTCAGGAGCAGTGGTCGATCCCGCTGGCGCCACCATCCCAGGGGCTAGCGTCACAATCAATAACGCGGCCACGGACTATACGCGCACCGCCACAAGCGATGCGGAAGGCCGCTACTCCTTCCCCAACATCCCCGTAGGAACGTACAAACTCTCCGTCACGGCGACAGGCTTCGCCTCGTACGTGCAGCAGAACATCCTCCTGCAAGTGGGTAACAGCAGCACCATCAACGCCGAGATGAAGGTCGGCGCTTCCACAGAAGAAGTAACGGTTCAATCGAACAACGTGTCTCTGGAAACCGAGACGGTGAATTACAAACAGGTCGTTGACTCCGCACGCATCAACGAACTGCCGTTGAATGGCCGCCAGCCAACGCAACTTGTGCTCATCACAGGCGGCGCAGTCACTGCTCCCAGCGGCGATATGGTGGGTTCGAAGAACTACGCCACATCAACCGTGATCGCTGTTGCGGGCGGACAGGGTAACTACAACAACTACGTCCTCGATGGCGGTTATCACGTCGACGAATTCACAAACGTCAACCTGCCATTCCCATTCCCCGACGCACTGCGTGAATTCTCGGTAGAGTCCAACTCGCTTCCCGCGCGCAATGGTATCCACCCCGGCGCCCTGGTGAATGCAGTTACAAACTCTGGCACCAACCAATGGCACGGAACCGCATTCGAATTCATTCGCAACAACATCATCAACTCCACAAACTTTTACTCCGTAGCCAAAGACACACTGAAGCGCAACCAGTTCGGTGGAACACTCGGCGGTTACATCCGGCGTGACAAGCTGTTCTTCTTTGGTGGATATCAGGGAACGCGCAATCGTCAGGTAGGCAACGCCACGGGATACTGCATCCCCACGGCCGCAGAACTCGCCGGCGACTTCAGCAAGATGGGTGGCAACTGCGCCATCAACGTGAAGGATGGCCAGACGCTCCTCAATCCTGCAAGCGGAGCGACAATCTCAACCACTCCCGGATCTGCAGGCTATCGTCAGGTAAATACCTCCACCTACAGTCAGCAGTCGTTGAACCTGGTGAAGTATCTTCCCAGCTCACTTGCCGATCAATACGGCTACATCCGTGTTGCGTTGCCAGCGAACTACTCAGAAGACCAATACATCGGTCGGGTTGATTTCACATGGTCCCCGCGTCACTCGTTGTTTGGCCGGTATTACATCACCAACTACAACGCACCATCGTATTACTCGCCAACAAATCTGTTGGTCACCACCACAGCAGGCAATGATGAACGTGTCCAGACATTCACGTTGGGCGACACATTCAACTTCACGCCACGCATGATCAATAGCTTCCGTGGAACCTATGCTCGTCGTCGCAATAACCGTGGACCGACAGCAGGAGGCATCAACGCTCAGACGATCGGCGTAAATATCTACACTTACGTTCCCGTCGATCTTCGACTGACTGTTACGAACGGATTTTCCGTCGGTTGCGGAACTTGCTCGCCGGGCTTCTTCAACGTAAACACTGAAGCCTTCTCCGACTCGATTGACTGGCAGCTCGGATCGCACGCAGTTGCGTTCGGCGGCGAATACATCCGAACAGGAAATAACGTCCTTACCGGTTACCTTCAAAACGGTAACTACACCTTCAACGGCCAGCTAAGTGGCGCTAAGAATGGCAACACTGGCGAAGGCATGATCGACTTCCTCACGGGGCGCATGCAGGCATTCGGTCAAAGCCGTTCGCAGCAAAACTCTTTCCGTCAAAACATCTTCTCGTTGTACGGACAGGACACATGGCACGCAACGCAGAAGTTGACCGCCACGTACGGTCTCCGTTGGGAACCCATGTTGTATCAAACGGACAAGCAGGGTCGTGGCAGCACGTTCGATCAAACAGCGTTTAACAACGGAACACACTCCACGGTATTCCCGAATGCTCCCGCAGGCTCGCTTTACTACGGTGATGCGGGTATTCCCAAGAGCCTCACAAACAATCGCATGTTGAACTTCTCGCCGCGTGTCGGACTCTCCTATGCAGCGGACGATAAGACTGTGATCCGGCTGGGCGGCGCCATCATGTATGACATGCCCAACCTGTTCATGAATCAACGGCAGATCACCAACCCGCCTTACACCAATGAAATCGATATCACCGGTAACATTCCGTTCTCGGACCCGTGGTCGGTCTATCCCGGTGGCAGCCCATTCCCCGGAGTATTTCCGCCAGATAAGACTGCTGTATTTCCTACGCAGGGGCAGTTCGTTATCTTGAAGCGGAATATCCGCACGCCGGTTATCTATCAATGGACAGCCAGCCTTCAGCATGACCTTGGCATGGGTTGGTCCATGTCCATGAACTACCTTGGCAACCGCAATAACTTCCAGTGGATTGGTAACTACTTCAACCACGCAAGATACATTCCCGGTAACTCAACCGGTCTTGCAGGATCGTGCGGCGGACTCACAGGATCGAACCTGCCTGCGTCTGGTTCGGCCTGCTCCACCACCGCATCAGCCAATGCGAATGCACGCACACCGCTTTCGCTCACGAATCCAACGCAGGGTTCGTATTACACGCCAACGATGACGCTCATCGACGACAAAGCATACTCGGTGTATCACGGTGGCATCTTCACCGTGCAGCATCGCGGTAAGGGAAGCTTCAGCTTCCTGGCAAACTACACGTGGTCGAAGTGCATGTCGCTTGCAGACAACCCAGGTGACGTCGCTGCCACCACCTTGCAGAACTCAGACAATCCACGCGGCGATTACTCCTACTGCGGCTTCGATGTCCGTCACATTGCAAACGTCACTGTCGTTGCGCAGAGCAACTTCAAGGGTCTGCATGGATGGGTGTCTGCTGTAGTGAATCACTGGCAGCTTGCACCGTACCTGCGTATGACCAGCGGTGCTGTCTATAACGTCACCAGCGGATCGGACCGTTCGCTTACCGCGCAGGCAAACGATCGCCCCAACGTGGTGCCGGGCGCAAACGTCTACAGCGGCGTCAAGGTAAGAAGCTCAACACCTGGAAACCGTTTTTACTTCGTGGGATCGGCCTACACGCTCAATCCAACCGGAACGTACGGCAACCTGGCGCGCAATTCACTGCGTGGCCCGGCGTACTACAACATGGACGTGGCGCTGAGCCGCATCTTCCCCATACATCAGCGTTTGAATCTTCAGCTTCGGCTTGAAAGCTTCAACATGTTCAACCACCCATATCTCAACGGCTTCACCACCGCCAATCCCACCAGCAGCACATTTGGTTATGCCACCGCCGCAGGCGACCCGCGCATCTTCCAGGCTGCTGCCAAGTTCAACTTCTAA
- a CDS encoding SPFH domain-containing protein produces MTEIMANSFDVLAGVAVELALIVLAGTVLQRILGKLSFVPSRIKLLPFNRGVLLKGDSVVKVVEPGYHWVRPSQSLVPVDMRTKPFQVSARELLTADDGVIRAAFGGEYRVSDPQLYITQSSDAFGALYVALEKVIPSASVEFETDTILNTPSLFAERIVELIEPRAAQYGLRVTSLEVSNSISLGWVMKHVEPER; encoded by the coding sequence GTGACAGAGATTATGGCGAATTCGTTTGACGTTCTGGCAGGGGTAGCGGTGGAACTGGCGCTGATTGTGCTCGCGGGCACGGTTCTGCAGCGCATTCTGGGCAAGTTGTCATTCGTGCCGTCGCGCATCAAGCTACTGCCGTTCAATCGCGGCGTCCTTCTCAAGGGCGACTCCGTGGTGAAGGTCGTCGAACCCGGCTACCACTGGGTCCGTCCGTCGCAGTCGCTGGTGCCTGTGGATATGCGCACCAAGCCCTTCCAGGTCTCCGCTCGCGAACTGCTTACCGCAGATGATGGCGTCATCCGCGCCGCCTTCGGTGGCGAGTATCGAGTCAGCGATCCACAGCTTTACATCACGCAAAGCTCCGACGCATTCGGCGCTCTATACGTCGCGCTTGAGAAGGTCATCCCATCCGCATCGGTCGAGTTTGAAACGGACACCATCCTCAACACGCCTTCGCTCTTCGCGGAACGTATCGTGGAACTCATCGAACCGCGCGCCGCGCAGTACGGCCTGCGCGTAACCTCGCTTGAGGTGTCCAATAGCATCTCGCTTGGCTGGGTGATGAAGCACGTAGAACCGGAAAGATAA
- a CDS encoding S1/P1 nuclease, protein MRKFLASAALVAVLLPSAAHAWWEKGHRLVAEIAWDHLTPVARKNVQFLLGKESLQDVASWPDVYRPSVTQTGNWHFTDIPGDTDKYDRDRDCPLQPGVKMGSYNDKVRDCATDRIPFFEKIVADTTLDPSERATALKFLVHFVGDIHQPFHASGVEKGGNGIIVTAFGQTTCSSYATTSKCNLHAIWDGFLIDRRKLSDKQYLAMLEGDIKAHSVEAGPIDPVAWTEQSKIVSDAGMVKTGADIDEAYYQKFIPTIDRQLELGGLRLAAELNAAFTQPPHAYAPVDAEKAEAQRESASQKPASK, encoded by the coding sequence ATGCGTAAGTTCCTTGCTTCAGCCGCCCTTGTTGCCGTTCTTTTGCCGTCTGCCGCCCATGCGTGGTGGGAGAAGGGACACCGCCTGGTGGCGGAGATTGCGTGGGACCACCTGACTCCGGTTGCGCGCAAGAATGTGCAGTTTCTGCTGGGTAAGGAATCGCTGCAAGACGTGGCTTCGTGGCCGGATGTGTATCGCCCCAGCGTGACGCAGACGGGCAACTGGCACTTCACGGATATTCCGGGAGATACGGATAAGTACGATCGCGACCGCGATTGCCCGTTGCAGCCGGGCGTGAAGATGGGCAGCTACAACGACAAGGTGCGCGACTGCGCTACGGATCGCATTCCATTCTTTGAAAAGATTGTTGCCGATACGACACTTGATCCATCGGAGCGCGCCACGGCGCTGAAGTTCCTGGTGCATTTTGTGGGCGATATCCATCAGCCGTTTCATGCGTCGGGTGTGGAGAAGGGTGGCAATGGGATTATCGTCACCGCGTTTGGCCAGACGACGTGCAGCAGCTATGCCACCACTTCGAAGTGCAACCTGCACGCGATCTGGGATGGATTCCTGATTGATCGTCGCAAGCTGAGCGACAAGCAGTATCTGGCGATGCTGGAAGGTGATATCAAAGCGCACTCGGTAGAGGCTGGGCCGATTGATCCTGTGGCTTGGACAGAACAGTCGAAGATTGTCTCTGACGCAGGCATGGTGAAGACTGGCGCTGATATTGATGAGGCGTACTACCAGAAGTTCATTCCAACGATTGATCGTCAGTTGGAGCTGGGTGGGCTTCGGTTGGCGGCGGAATTGAATGCGGCGTTTACGCAGCCTCCGCATGCTTATGCGCCGGTGGATGCGGAGAAGGCTGAGGCACAGCGCGAGAGCGCTTCTCAGAAGCCGGCTAGCAAGTAA
- a CDS encoding NIPSNAP family protein gives MNRRDWLKGGAALAAAAGMANATPSVAQGTKPRSYFLTRIYKMQSGPSGKLLSTYLSDALLPALQRLGLGPVGVFNLSYGDATPQVYVIISGNDLEKLAKLDLLLAKDPAFVTAAAPFWATPATQSPFITVTSRLSIAFEGFPQLVVPAKEPRILQLRTYISPTFAAHERKVEMFHQGEFRIFEESGARGVFYSDNLIGPDLPSLTYMLSHKDLAAMDQNWKNFLSHPDWKKLSSNPRYASEPIVTHVDNLVLTPTAYSQI, from the coding sequence ATGAACCGGCGCGACTGGTTAAAGGGAGGCGCTGCTCTGGCAGCCGCCGCAGGAATGGCAAACGCAACCCCGTCCGTGGCGCAAGGCACAAAGCCCCGCAGCTACTTTCTGACACGCATTTACAAAATGCAGTCCGGCCCCTCTGGCAAGCTCCTCAGCACGTACCTGTCTGACGCTCTGTTGCCCGCGCTGCAGCGTCTCGGCCTCGGTCCCGTCGGTGTCTTCAATCTCAGCTACGGCGACGCCACACCGCAGGTCTACGTCATCATCTCTGGCAACGACCTTGAGAAGCTCGCCAAGCTCGACCTTCTCCTCGCGAAGGACCCAGCGTTCGTCACCGCCGCCGCTCCGTTCTGGGCAACACCGGCCACGCAGTCGCCATTCATCACCGTCACCAGCCGCCTCTCGATTGCGTTTGAAGGCTTTCCGCAACTCGTAGTCCCGGCAAAGGAGCCGCGCATCCTGCAGCTCCGCACCTACATCAGCCCCACCTTCGCCGCGCACGAACGCAAGGTCGAAATGTTCCACCAGGGCGAGTTCCGCATCTTCGAAGAATCAGGCGCACGCGGCGTCTTCTATTCCGACAACCTCATCGGCCCCGACCTCCCCAGCCTCACCTACATGCTGTCGCACAAAGACCTCGCAGCCATGGATCAGAACTGGAAGAACTTCCTCAGCCATCCCGACTGGAAGAAGCTCTCCAGCAACCCGCGCTACGCCAGCGAACCCATCGTCACGCACGTAGACAACCTGGTGCTCACACCCACGGCTTACTCGCAGATCTAG
- a CDS encoding DUF1440 domain-containing protein — MTKETKKLPAPARDILKGALAGMIGGLVATAAKTVAEKVYPPHPELARRDSDDKKLMPWVLGAAAGAAYGALAELYPPVTDRHGANFGMTMMAVTHEGVLPALGLLERPDPHSGREHRSEMVTHVVYGVVCETVRGLARRAL; from the coding sequence ATGACGAAAGAAACGAAGAAACTTCCCGCACCGGCACGAGACATTTTGAAGGGCGCACTGGCAGGAATGATTGGCGGCCTGGTGGCCACAGCAGCCAAAACCGTTGCGGAAAAGGTGTATCCGCCACACCCTGAACTGGCGCGACGGGACAGCGACGACAAGAAGCTGATGCCATGGGTGCTGGGCGCTGCGGCAGGTGCCGCGTATGGCGCGCTGGCGGAACTCTATCCGCCGGTCACGGACAGGCATGGGGCCAACTTTGGCATGACGATGATGGCCGTGACACACGAAGGCGTTTTACCGGCCCTGGGGTTGTTGGAACGTCCTGATCCGCATTCAGGCCGTGAGCATCGCAGCGAAATGGTGACGCATGTGGTGTATGGCGTGGTGTGCGAAACCGTACGCGGGCTGGCACGACGCGCTCTTTGA
- the trxB gene encoding thioredoxin-disulfide reductase — MSNTSSTPSSTTRDVVILGSGVSGLTAAIYTARANLKPLVIEGHEPGGQLSITTLVENFPGWPDGVQGPELVENIRKQAQKFGAEIEMGHLHSADLSKTPIELNFGGSHVVRTHTLIVASGASARWLGLPSEQALIGHGVSSCATCDGFFFSGKEICVIGGGDSAMEEAIFLTRFATKVYLIHRSATFRASKIMLDRAMAHPQIEFLPNTVVEEVLGVEQKEVSGIRVRNTVTGEVKEIALSGFFLGIGHIPNAKFFEGQMDLDADGYIKSKDNVFTTLDGKIIPGVFAAGDVQDRRYRQAITAAGTGCMAALEVEKYLEDHGR; from the coding sequence ATGTCGAACACATCCTCTACGCCTTCCAGCACCACACGCGACGTTGTCATCCTCGGTTCCGGCGTCAGCGGCCTCACCGCTGCCATTTACACGGCGCGCGCCAACCTCAAGCCGCTCGTCATTGAAGGTCATGAACCCGGCGGCCAGCTTTCCATCACCACCCTGGTTGAAAACTTCCCCGGCTGGCCTGATGGTGTGCAGGGCCCTGAACTTGTGGAGAACATCCGCAAGCAGGCACAGAAGTTCGGCGCAGAAATTGAGATGGGCCACCTCCACTCGGCCGACCTCTCGAAGACCCCCATCGAACTGAACTTCGGCGGCAGCCACGTCGTGCGCACGCACACGCTCATCGTCGCGTCGGGTGCATCAGCCCGCTGGTTAGGCTTGCCCAGCGAACAGGCGCTCATCGGCCACGGCGTTTCGTCCTGCGCCACCTGCGACGGCTTCTTCTTCTCCGGTAAAGAGATCTGCGTCATCGGCGGCGGCGACTCCGCCATGGAAGAAGCCATCTTCCTCACGCGCTTTGCCACCAAGGTCTACCTGATCCATCGCTCGGCCACCTTCCGTGCCAGCAAGATCATGCTGGACCGTGCCATGGCCCACCCGCAGATTGAGTTCCTTCCAAACACCGTCGTGGAAGAAGTTCTCGGTGTGGAACAGAAGGAAGTCAGCGGCATCCGCGTGCGCAACACCGTCACCGGCGAGGTGAAGGAAATCGCACTCAGCGGCTTCTTCCTCGGCATCGGCCACATCCCCAACGCCAAGTTCTTTGAAGGCCAGATGGATCTGGACGCAGACGGTTACATCAAGAGCAAGGACAACGTCTTCACCACGCTCGACGGTAAGATCATCCCCGGCGTCTTCGCCGCAGGCGACGTGCAGGACCGCCGCTACCGTCAGGCCATCACCGCCGCGGGCACGGGCTGCATGGCCGCTCTCGAAGTCGAAAAGTACCTCGAAGACCACGGTCGCTAA